In Mauremys reevesii isolate NIE-2019 linkage group 16, ASM1616193v1, whole genome shotgun sequence, a single window of DNA contains:
- the DHODH gene encoding dihydroorotate dehydrogenase (quinone), mitochondrial isoform X1, producing MAAPPLRRRLREAMAVLGGGGLLCAAYLVAAGEERFYAERLMPGLQRLLGPETAHVLAIRLLSLGVLPRVAQRDSPMLEVCVLGRRFRNPVGLAAGFDKHGEAVDGLFKLGFGFVEVGSVTPQPQEGNPKPRVFRLPEDQAVINRYGFNSHGHAAMERRLRARQGAQLQLTEAGMPLGINLGKNKGSADAAADYVDGVRMLGPLADYLVVNVSSPNTLGLRDLQGKAELRRLLAKVLEERDALRCECKPAVLVKIAPDLTAQDKQDIANVVTELGVDGLVITNTTTSRPSSLRGTLRMEPGGLSGRPLRALSTQTVSEMYALTQGAHHRRGRGEQRAGRTGEDPGWGLPGADVHGASLPGAPCSGGGETGTGGAAEGAGVSERHRSCWSRSSMLTGVWCCGWGSLCCLRMPQSGEAAAPWEQCLAPLGCEPIWSLWTESSPVQNVGGV from the exons ATGGCGGCACCGCCTCTgcgg CGGCGTCTCCGGGAGGCCATGGCAGTGCTGGGCGGGGGCGGCCTTCTCTGCGCCGCGTACCTGGTGGCCGCGGGTGAGGAGCGGTTCTACGCCGAGCGCCTGATgccggggctgcagcggctgctGGGGCCTGAGACTGCCCACGTGCTCGCCATCCGCCTGCTCAGCCTGGGGGTCCTGCCCCGCGTGGCGCAGCGCGACTCGCCCATGCTG GAGGTGTGCGTCCTGGGACGGAGGTTCCGGAACCCGGTGGGCCTGGCAGCCGGCTTTGACAAGCACGGGGAAGCCGTGGATGGGCTCTTCAAGCTGGGATTTGGCTTCGTGGAAGTGGGGAGTGTCACCCCACAGCCTCAGGAAGGGAACCCCAAACCTCGGGTCTTCCGGCTGCCAGAGGACCAGGCTGTCATTAACAG ATACGGCTTTAACAGCCATGGACATGCCGCCATGGAGCGTAGGCTTCGGGCCCGGCAGGGAGCGCAGCTCCAGCTCACCGAAG CTGGGATGCCCCTCGGCATAAACCTGGGTAAGAACAAGGGCTCGGCAGATGCTGCGGCAGATTACGTGGATGGGGTCCGGATGCTGGGCCCGCTGGCCGACTACCTGGTGGTGAACGTGTCCAGTCCAAACACGCTGGGGCTGCGGGACCTGCAGGGCAAAGCCGAGCTGCGCCGCCTGCTGGCCAAG gtgctggaggagagggatgcCCTGAGGTGTGAGTGCAAGCCGGCCGTGCTGGTGAAGATTGCCCCTGACCTGACTGCCCAGGACAAGCAGGACATAGCCAATGTGGTGACCGAG CTAGGTGTGGATGGGCTGGTCATCACCAACACCACCACCAGCCGTCCCAGCAGCCTGCGGGGCACCCTGCGCATGGAGCCTGGCGGCCTCAGCGGGCGGCCCCTGCGAGCACTCTCCACGCAGACGGTCAGCGAGATGTACGCCCTCACCCAAG GTGCCCATCATCGGCGTGGGCGGGGTGAGCAGCGGGCAGGACGCACTGGAGAAGATCCGGGCTGGGGCCTCCCTGGTGCAGATGTACACGGCGCTAGCCTACCAGGGGCCCCCTGTAGTGGGGGTGGTGAAACGGGAACTGGAGGTGCTGCTGAG GGCGCAGGGGTTTCAGAGCGTCACAGAAGCTGTTGGAGCAGATCATCGATGCTGACAGGCGTGTGGTGCTGTGGATGGGGTTCTCTGTGCTGCCTCCGGATGCCTCAGTCTGGAGAAGCTGCAGCGCCCTGGGAACAGTGCTTAGCACCTCTTGGGTGTGAGCCAATATGGAGTCTTTGGACTGAATCATCCCCTGTGCAGAACGTGGGAGGGGTCTAG
- the DHODH gene encoding dihydroorotate dehydrogenase (quinone), mitochondrial isoform X2 — MAAPPLRRRLREAMAVLGGGGLLCAAYLVAAGEERFYAERLMPGLQRLLGPETAHVLAIRLLSLGVLPRVAQRDSPMLEVCVLGRRFRNPVGLAAGFDKHGEAVDGLFKLGFGFVEVGSVTPQPQEGNPKPRVFRLPEDQAVINRYGFNSHGHAAMERRLRARQGAQLQLTEAGMPLGINLGKNKGSADAAADYVDGVRMLGPLADYLVVNVSSPNTLGLRDLQGKAELRRLLAKVLEERDALRCECKPAVLVKIAPDLTAQDKQDIANVVTELGVDGLVITNTTTSRPSSLRGTLRMEPGGLSGRPLRALSTQTVSEMYALTQGKVPIIGVGGVSSGQDALEKIRAGASLVQMYTALAYQGPPVVGVVKRELEVLLRAQGFQSVTEAVGADHRC; from the exons ATGGCGGCACCGCCTCTgcgg CGGCGTCTCCGGGAGGCCATGGCAGTGCTGGGCGGGGGCGGCCTTCTCTGCGCCGCGTACCTGGTGGCCGCGGGTGAGGAGCGGTTCTACGCCGAGCGCCTGATgccggggctgcagcggctgctGGGGCCTGAGACTGCCCACGTGCTCGCCATCCGCCTGCTCAGCCTGGGGGTCCTGCCCCGCGTGGCGCAGCGCGACTCGCCCATGCTG GAGGTGTGCGTCCTGGGACGGAGGTTCCGGAACCCGGTGGGCCTGGCAGCCGGCTTTGACAAGCACGGGGAAGCCGTGGATGGGCTCTTCAAGCTGGGATTTGGCTTCGTGGAAGTGGGGAGTGTCACCCCACAGCCTCAGGAAGGGAACCCCAAACCTCGGGTCTTCCGGCTGCCAGAGGACCAGGCTGTCATTAACAG ATACGGCTTTAACAGCCATGGACATGCCGCCATGGAGCGTAGGCTTCGGGCCCGGCAGGGAGCGCAGCTCCAGCTCACCGAAG CTGGGATGCCCCTCGGCATAAACCTGGGTAAGAACAAGGGCTCGGCAGATGCTGCGGCAGATTACGTGGATGGGGTCCGGATGCTGGGCCCGCTGGCCGACTACCTGGTGGTGAACGTGTCCAGTCCAAACACGCTGGGGCTGCGGGACCTGCAGGGCAAAGCCGAGCTGCGCCGCCTGCTGGCCAAG gtgctggaggagagggatgcCCTGAGGTGTGAGTGCAAGCCGGCCGTGCTGGTGAAGATTGCCCCTGACCTGACTGCCCAGGACAAGCAGGACATAGCCAATGTGGTGACCGAG CTAGGTGTGGATGGGCTGGTCATCACCAACACCACCACCAGCCGTCCCAGCAGCCTGCGGGGCACCCTGCGCATGGAGCCTGGCGGCCTCAGCGGGCGGCCCCTGCGAGCACTCTCCACGCAGACGGTCAGCGAGATGTACGCCCTCACCCAAG GGAAGGTGCCCATCATCGGCGTGGGCGGGGTGAGCAGCGGGCAGGACGCACTGGAGAAGATCCGGGCTGGGGCCTCCCTGGTGCAGATGTACACGGCGCTAGCCTACCAGGGGCCCCCTGTAGTGGGGGTGGTGAAACGGGAACTGGAGGTGCTGCTGAG GGCGCAGGGGTTTCAGAGCGTCACAGAAGCTGTTGGAGCAGATCATCGATGCTGA
- the DHODH gene encoding dihydroorotate dehydrogenase (quinone), mitochondrial isoform X3, with protein MAAPPLRRRLREAMAVLGGGGLLCAAYLVAAGEERFYAERLMPGLQRLLGPETAHVLAIRLLSLGVLPRVAQRDSPMLEVCVLGRRFRNPVGLAAGFDKHGEAVDGLFKLGFGFVEVGSVTPQPQEGNPKPRVFRLPEDQAVINRYGFNSHGHAAMERRLRARQGAQLQLTEAGMPLGINLGKNKGSADAAADYVDGVRMLGPLADYLVVNVSSPNTLGLRDLQGKAELRRLLAKVLEERDALRCECKPAVLVKIAPDLTAQDKQDIANVVTEVWMGWSSPTPPPAVPAACGAPCAWSLAASAGGPCEHSPRRRSARCTPSPKVPIIGVGGVSSGQDALEKIRAGASLVQMYTALAYQGPPVVGVVKRELEVLLRAQGFQSVTEAVGADHRC; from the exons ATGGCGGCACCGCCTCTgcgg CGGCGTCTCCGGGAGGCCATGGCAGTGCTGGGCGGGGGCGGCCTTCTCTGCGCCGCGTACCTGGTGGCCGCGGGTGAGGAGCGGTTCTACGCCGAGCGCCTGATgccggggctgcagcggctgctGGGGCCTGAGACTGCCCACGTGCTCGCCATCCGCCTGCTCAGCCTGGGGGTCCTGCCCCGCGTGGCGCAGCGCGACTCGCCCATGCTG GAGGTGTGCGTCCTGGGACGGAGGTTCCGGAACCCGGTGGGCCTGGCAGCCGGCTTTGACAAGCACGGGGAAGCCGTGGATGGGCTCTTCAAGCTGGGATTTGGCTTCGTGGAAGTGGGGAGTGTCACCCCACAGCCTCAGGAAGGGAACCCCAAACCTCGGGTCTTCCGGCTGCCAGAGGACCAGGCTGTCATTAACAG ATACGGCTTTAACAGCCATGGACATGCCGCCATGGAGCGTAGGCTTCGGGCCCGGCAGGGAGCGCAGCTCCAGCTCACCGAAG CTGGGATGCCCCTCGGCATAAACCTGGGTAAGAACAAGGGCTCGGCAGATGCTGCGGCAGATTACGTGGATGGGGTCCGGATGCTGGGCCCGCTGGCCGACTACCTGGTGGTGAACGTGTCCAGTCCAAACACGCTGGGGCTGCGGGACCTGCAGGGCAAAGCCGAGCTGCGCCGCCTGCTGGCCAAG gtgctggaggagagggatgcCCTGAGGTGTGAGTGCAAGCCGGCCGTGCTGGTGAAGATTGCCCCTGACCTGACTGCCCAGGACAAGCAGGACATAGCCAATGTGGTGACCGAG GTGTGGATGGGCTGGTCATCACCAACACCACCACCAGCCGTCCCAGCAGCCTGCGGGGCACCCTGCGCATGGAGCCTGGCGGCCTCAGCGGGCGGCCCCTGCGAGCACTCTCCACGCAGACGGTCAGCGAGATGTACGCCCTCACCCAAG GTGCCCATCATCGGCGTGGGCGGGGTGAGCAGCGGGCAGGACGCACTGGAGAAGATCCGGGCTGGGGCCTCCCTGGTGCAGATGTACACGGCGCTAGCCTACCAGGGGCCCCCTGTAGTGGGGGTGGTGAAACGGGAACTGGAGGTGCTGCTGAG GGCGCAGGGGTTTCAGAGCGTCACAGAAGCTGTTGGAGCAGATCATCGATGCTGA
- the DHODH gene encoding dihydroorotate dehydrogenase (quinone), mitochondrial isoform X4 produces the protein MAAPPLRRRLREAMAVLGGGGLLCAAYLVAAGEERFYAERLMPGLQRLLGPETAHVLAIRLLSLGVLPRVAQRDSPMLEVCVLGRRFRNPVGLAAGFDKHGEAVDGLFKLGFGFVEVGSVTPQPQEGNPKPRVFRLPEDQAVINRYGFNSHGHAAMERRLRARQGAQLQLTEAGMPLGINLGKNKGSADAAADYVDGVRMLGPLADYLVVNVSSPNTLGLRDLQGKAELRRLLAKVLEERDALRCECKPAVLVKIAPDLTAQDKQDIANVVTEVWMGWSSPTPPPAVPAACGAPCAWSLAASAGGPCEHSPRRRSARCTPSPKGRCPSSAWAG, from the exons ATGGCGGCACCGCCTCTgcgg CGGCGTCTCCGGGAGGCCATGGCAGTGCTGGGCGGGGGCGGCCTTCTCTGCGCCGCGTACCTGGTGGCCGCGGGTGAGGAGCGGTTCTACGCCGAGCGCCTGATgccggggctgcagcggctgctGGGGCCTGAGACTGCCCACGTGCTCGCCATCCGCCTGCTCAGCCTGGGGGTCCTGCCCCGCGTGGCGCAGCGCGACTCGCCCATGCTG GAGGTGTGCGTCCTGGGACGGAGGTTCCGGAACCCGGTGGGCCTGGCAGCCGGCTTTGACAAGCACGGGGAAGCCGTGGATGGGCTCTTCAAGCTGGGATTTGGCTTCGTGGAAGTGGGGAGTGTCACCCCACAGCCTCAGGAAGGGAACCCCAAACCTCGGGTCTTCCGGCTGCCAGAGGACCAGGCTGTCATTAACAG ATACGGCTTTAACAGCCATGGACATGCCGCCATGGAGCGTAGGCTTCGGGCCCGGCAGGGAGCGCAGCTCCAGCTCACCGAAG CTGGGATGCCCCTCGGCATAAACCTGGGTAAGAACAAGGGCTCGGCAGATGCTGCGGCAGATTACGTGGATGGGGTCCGGATGCTGGGCCCGCTGGCCGACTACCTGGTGGTGAACGTGTCCAGTCCAAACACGCTGGGGCTGCGGGACCTGCAGGGCAAAGCCGAGCTGCGCCGCCTGCTGGCCAAG gtgctggaggagagggatgcCCTGAGGTGTGAGTGCAAGCCGGCCGTGCTGGTGAAGATTGCCCCTGACCTGACTGCCCAGGACAAGCAGGACATAGCCAATGTGGTGACCGAG GTGTGGATGGGCTGGTCATCACCAACACCACCACCAGCCGTCCCAGCAGCCTGCGGGGCACCCTGCGCATGGAGCCTGGCGGCCTCAGCGGGCGGCCCCTGCGAGCACTCTCCACGCAGACGGTCAGCGAGATGTACGCCCTCACCCAAG GGAAGGTGCCCATCATCGGCGTGGGCGGGGTGA